A single genomic interval of Mycobacterium sp. DL592 harbors:
- the lipB gene encoding lipoyl(octanoyl) transferase LipB: MRQSIRSSSTPVEVRQLGAVDYRSAWALQRELADARVAGGPDTLLLLEHPAVYTAGKRTEDHERPADGTPVVDTDRGGKITWHGPGQLVGYPVIGMAEPLDVVNYVRRLEESLIAVCADFGLQTVRVEGRSGVWLPAGDGRRERKVAAIGIRVARGTTLHGFALNCDCDLSAYTAIVPCGIADAGVTSLSAELGRRVGIDDVRERVAQAVCDALDGRLPVSTHVASTR, from the coding sequence GTGCGCCAGTCCATCCGGTCCAGCTCCACGCCCGTCGAGGTGCGACAGCTCGGCGCGGTGGACTATCGCAGCGCGTGGGCACTGCAGCGCGAGCTCGCCGACGCCCGGGTGGCCGGCGGTCCGGACACCCTGCTGCTGCTCGAGCATCCGGCGGTCTACACCGCGGGAAAACGCACCGAGGATCACGAACGTCCTGCTGACGGCACCCCCGTCGTCGACACCGACCGCGGCGGCAAGATCACCTGGCACGGGCCGGGCCAGCTCGTCGGCTACCCCGTGATCGGCATGGCTGAACCACTGGACGTGGTGAATTATGTTCGGCGCCTTGAGGAATCGCTGATCGCGGTGTGTGCCGACTTCGGACTGCAGACTGTCCGCGTCGAGGGCCGATCCGGGGTGTGGCTGCCCGCCGGCGACGGCCGCCGGGAGCGCAAGGTCGCGGCCATCGGTATCCGGGTCGCGCGCGGCACCACCTTGCACGGCTTCGCACTGAACTGTGACTGCGACCTGTCGGCCTACACCGCGATCGTGCCGTGCGGGATCGCCGATGCGGGGGTGACGTCGCTGAGCGCCGAGTTGGGCAGGCGCGTCGGGATCGACGACGTCCGTGAGCGGGTGGCGCAGGCGGTGTGTGACGCACTCGACGGCCGCCTACCAGTGTCGACTCACGTAGCATCGACACGGTGA
- a CDS encoding ABC transporter permease, translating to MALRGAYPKLAKQIDRPVNFFARIGDHTLFYARAIGGTPHAAIHFRKEIIRLIAEISMGAGTLAMIGGTVVIVGFLTLAAGGTLAVQGYSSLGNIGIEALTGFLAAFINVRISAPVVAGIGLAATFGAGVTAQLGAMRINEEIDALESMGIRPVEYLVSTRIVAGMIAITPLYSIAVILSFVASQFTTVVLFGQSGGLYDHYFNTFLNPIDLLWSFLQAVLMAITILLIHTYFGYFATGGPSGVGVAVGDAVRTSLIVVVSVTLLVSLAIYGSNGNFNLSG from the coding sequence ATGGCACTGCGGGGTGCGTATCCCAAACTGGCCAAGCAGATCGACAGGCCGGTCAACTTCTTCGCCCGCATCGGCGATCACACACTGTTCTACGCCCGTGCCATCGGCGGAACACCCCATGCGGCAATACATTTCCGTAAGGAGATCATTCGGTTGATCGCCGAGATCTCGATGGGTGCCGGGACGTTGGCGATGATCGGCGGCACCGTGGTGATCGTCGGGTTCTTGACGTTGGCCGCCGGTGGGACGCTGGCGGTGCAGGGGTATTCCTCGCTGGGCAATATCGGGATCGAGGCGCTGACAGGGTTTTTGGCGGCGTTCATCAATGTGCGGATCTCGGCGCCGGTGGTGGCCGGGATCGGGTTGGCGGCGACCTTCGGTGCCGGTGTGACCGCGCAGTTGGGTGCGATGCGGATCAACGAGGAGATCGACGCGCTGGAGTCGATGGGTATCCGGCCGGTGGAATATCTGGTCTCCACCCGCATCGTGGCCGGGATGATCGCGATCACCCCGCTGTACTCGATCGCGGTGATCCTGAGCTTTGTGGCTTCGCAGTTCACCACGGTGGTGTTGTTCGGTCAGTCCGGCGGGCTCTATGACCACTACTTCAATACGTTCCTCAATCCGATCGACTTGTTGTGGTCGTTTCTGCAGGCGGTGTTGATGGCGATCACGATCTTGTTGATCCACACCTATTTCGGCTACTTCGCCACCGGCGGACCCTCCGGGGTGGGCGTCGCCGTCGGTGACGCGGTGCGGACCTCACTGATCGTCGTCGTCTCGGTGACGCTGCTGGTCTCGCTGGCTATCTACGGCTCCAACGGCAACTTCAACCTGTCCGGATAG
- a CDS encoding MlaE family ABC transporter permease produces MQAIGGLFAMSADAVRFIFRKPFQWREFLEQAWFVARVSLAPTLLVAIPFTVLVSFTLNILLRELGAADLSGAGAAFGAVTQVGPLVTVLIVAGAGATAMCADLGSRTIREEIDAMEVLGINPVQRLVTPRMLASGLVALLLNSLVVIIGILGGYVFSVFVQDVNPGAFAAGITLLTGVPEVIISCVKAALFGLIAGLVACYRGLTISGGGAKAVGNAVNETVVYAFMALFVVNVVVTAIGIRMTSR; encoded by the coding sequence ATGCAGGCTATTGGTGGGTTGTTTGCGATGTCGGCTGATGCGGTGCGGTTTATTTTCCGTAAGCCGTTTCAGTGGCGGGAGTTTTTGGAGCAGGCGTGGTTTGTGGCGCGGGTGTCGTTGGCGCCGACGTTGTTGGTGGCGATTCCGTTCACGGTGTTGGTGAGTTTCACGCTCAATATTTTGTTGCGGGAGTTGGGGGCGGCGGATCTGTCGGGGGCGGGTGCGGCCTTTGGTGCGGTGACGCAGGTGGGTCCGTTGGTGACGGTGTTGATCGTGGCCGGTGCGGGGGCGACGGCGATGTGTGCGGATCTGGGGTCGCGCACGATTCGTGAGGAGATCGACGCGATGGAGGTGCTGGGGATCAACCCGGTGCAGCGTCTGGTTACGCCGCGGATGTTGGCCTCGGGGTTGGTGGCGTTGTTGCTCAATTCGTTGGTGGTGATCATCGGGATCTTGGGTGGCTATGTGTTTTCGGTGTTCGTTCAGGATGTGAATCCGGGGGCGTTCGCGGCGGGGATCACGTTGTTGACCGGGGTGCCGGAGGTGATCATCTCGTGTGTCAAGGCGGCGTTGTTCGGGTTGATCGCGGGGTTGGTGGCTTGTTATCGGGGGTTGACGATCTCTGGTGGGGGTGCCAAGGCGGTGGGTAATGCGGTCAATGAGACGGTGGTGTACGCGTTCATGGCGTTGTTCGTGGTCAACGTGGTCGTCACGGCCATCGGTATCCGGATGACCAGCCGATGA
- a CDS encoding MCE family protein produces MRSGITRPLAGLATVIALAAIVAVAVGLFNDSFTKTVPVTVISDRAGLVMNPEAKVKINGAQVGKVASIDSLPDGRAALHLAIDPKMVDVIPANVGADITSSTVFGSKFVELVAPADPSAQTLRSDQVIQGNHVTVEVNTVFQQLVSVLSAIEPAKLNQTLGALAKGFNGRGQKFGQSLVDLDSALAKLNPSLDTLNHEIAIAPPVFDAYAAASSDLVSTVENASKISDTVVDQNDNLDALLVSAIGLADVGTEVLSTNRQPLTNVLHLLVPTTDLLNQYNAALNCGIAGLVPLATGPGTPLPGVTLLQSFFLGRERYRYPQDLPKVAAKGGPQCTDLPKVPYEKSAPFVVADIGTNQAQYGNQGILLNSDGLKQALFGPIDGPPRNTAQIGQPG; encoded by the coding sequence ATGAGATCAGGTATCACGCGCCCGCTGGCAGGCCTGGCGACGGTGATCGCACTCGCCGCGATCGTCGCTGTCGCTGTCGGGCTCTTTAACGACAGTTTCACCAAAACTGTTCCGGTGACTGTGATTTCGGACCGCGCCGGCCTGGTGATGAATCCCGAGGCCAAGGTCAAGATCAACGGCGCCCAGGTCGGCAAGGTCGCCTCCATCGATTCACTTCCCGACGGGCGGGCCGCACTGCACCTCGCGATCGACCCCAAAATGGTCGACGTCATCCCGGCCAATGTCGGCGCCGACATCACCTCCTCGACGGTGTTCGGCTCGAAGTTCGTCGAACTGGTCGCCCCGGCTGACCCCTCGGCGCAGACCCTTCGGTCCGACCAGGTGATCCAGGGCAACCACGTCACCGTCGAGGTCAACACAGTGTTCCAGCAACTGGTCTCGGTGCTCTCCGCGATCGAGCCGGCCAAGCTCAACCAGACCCTCGGCGCGCTCGCCAAGGGCTTCAACGGCCGCGGGCAGAAGTTCGGTCAGTCCCTGGTCGACCTCGACTCCGCGCTGGCCAAGCTGAACCCCAGCCTGGACACCCTGAACCACGAGATCGCAATCGCGCCACCGGTGTTCGACGCCTACGCCGCGGCATCCTCAGATCTCGTCTCGACGGTCGAGAACGCCAGCAAGATCAGCGACACCGTCGTCGACCAGAACGACAACCTCGACGCCCTGCTGGTCAGCGCCATCGGCCTGGCCGACGTCGGTACCGAGGTGCTGTCGACGAACCGCCAGCCGCTCACCAACGTGCTGCACCTGCTGGTCCCCACCACTGACCTGCTCAACCAGTACAACGCGGCACTCAACTGCGGAATCGCCGGTCTGGTCCCGCTGGCCACCGGCCCCGGCACGCCACTGCCCGGCGTGACCCTGCTGCAGTCGTTCTTCCTCGGCCGTGAGCGCTACCGCTATCCGCAGGACCTGCCGAAGGTCGCCGCCAAGGGCGGGCCTCAGTGCACGGACCTGCCCAAGGTTCCGTACGAGAAGAGTGCGCCGTTCGTGGTCGCCGACATCGGAACCAACCAGGCGCAGTACGGCAACCAGGGCATCCTGCTGAACTCCGACGGTCTCAAGCAAGCCCTGTTCGGACCGATCGACGGACCGCCCCGCAACACCGCACAGATTGGACAGCCCGGATGA
- a CDS encoding TIGR01777 family oxidoreductase: MGDSVFGRGGGKVLAIAGSSGLIGSALVSALRAADNRVIRIVRRAPANGDELHWNPESGEFDPAGLEGVDAVVNVCGVGVGDKRWSGSFKQTLRDSRIDPTDVISAAVVDAEVPVLVNASAVGFYGDTRGRVVDETAPAGAGFLAQLCVDWEAATLPAEDAGVRVVLARTGLVLSPGGGGVLGRLRPLFALGLGGRLGGGRQYMPWISLEDEVRALLFAINSEDLSGPVNFTGPAPVTNSEFTAALGRALNRPTPWLVPGIALRTLLGEFAEEGLLGGQRAIPAALERAGFVFHHNTIGEALAYATSSAQG; the protein is encoded by the coding sequence ATGGGCGACTCGGTCTTCGGGCGGGGTGGCGGGAAGGTCCTCGCCATCGCCGGCTCGTCGGGGCTGATCGGCTCGGCACTGGTGTCGGCGCTGCGCGCCGCAGACAACCGGGTGATCCGCATCGTGCGCCGCGCCCCGGCCAACGGTGACGAACTGCACTGGAATCCCGAGAGCGGCGAGTTCGACCCGGCCGGGCTGGAGGGCGTCGACGCCGTGGTGAACGTGTGCGGGGTCGGCGTCGGCGACAAACGCTGGTCGGGTTCGTTCAAGCAGACGCTGCGCGACAGCCGTATCGACCCGACCGATGTGATCTCGGCCGCGGTGGTCGACGCCGAAGTGCCCGTGCTCGTCAACGCCAGCGCCGTGGGTTTCTACGGCGACACCCGCGGCCGGGTTGTCGACGAAACCGCCCCTGCCGGAGCGGGTTTCCTGGCTCAGCTCTGCGTTGACTGGGAGGCGGCGACGCTGCCCGCCGAGGACGCCGGAGTGCGGGTGGTGCTGGCCCGGACCGGTCTGGTGCTGTCGCCCGGTGGCGGCGGGGTGCTGGGGCGGCTGCGCCCACTGTTCGCGCTCGGATTGGGCGGGCGGCTCGGCGGCGGCCGGCAGTACATGCCGTGGATCAGCCTGGAGGACGAGGTTCGCGCGCTGTTGTTCGCGATCAACTCCGAGGACCTGTCCGGGCCGGTGAACTTCACCGGGCCCGCGCCGGTGACCAATTCGGAGTTCACCGCTGCGCTGGGTCGGGCACTCAACCGCCCGACACCGTGGCTGGTGCCCGGAATCGCGCTGCGCACCCTTCTCGGCGAGTTCGCCGAGGAAGGTCTGCTCGGCGGCCAGCGCGCCATCCCGGCCGCGCTCGAACGGGCCGGCTTCGTGTTCCACCACAACACCATCGGCGAGGCGCTGGCCTACGCCACCTCCTCGGCGCAGGGCTAG